The stretch of DNA TTCATCGCCGCCGGCGATGACGAGAGCGTCACACTGCCGGCAGTCAGTCCCGACGATCCCGTCATGATCCAGTACACCTCGGGCACAACCGGCTTTCCGAAAGGCGCCCTGCTCCGGCATCGCGGGCTTCTCAACAACGGCGCCGATACCGCCGACCGGATGGGCGTCGATTTCGGCGACGTCTTTGTCACCACGATGCCGCTGTTTCATACCGGCGGCTGCGTCTGCTGCGTGATCGGCGCCGTGTCGAAAGCAGCGACGCAGGTGCTGATCGAGGCTTTCGACCCGGCAATCGTGCTCGAAATGTTCGGCACCTATCGCGGCAATGCAATGGTCGGCGTCCCCACCATGCTGGTTGCCATGCTGGAGCATCCGTCATTCCCGAATACCGATCTCTCGTCGGTCAAGGCGATCTGCTCCGGCGGCTCCACGGTGCCGGCGCCGCTGGTGAAACGATTCGAGGAAAAGCTCGGCGCGCCCTTCACCATCGTGTTCGGGCAGACCGAATGCTCGCCGGTCGCGGCGCAGACCCGCACCGACGACAGCGTCGAGGACAAGGCCGGTACGATCGGCCTGCCGCTTCCCAACATGGAAACCAAGATCATCGACCCCAACACCGGCGAGACGGTGCCGATCGGAACGGTCGGTGAATTCTGCACCCGCGGCTATCATGTGATGCTCGGTTACTTCGAAATGCCGGAAGCGACCGCCGCCGCGATCGATGCCGACGGCTGGCTCCATACCGGCGACCTCTGCGCGATGGATAAGCGCGGCTATTGCACGGTGGAGGGCCGCCTCAAGGACATGATCATCCGCGGCGGCGAGAACATCTATCCGCGCGAGCTGGAGGAGCTCTTGTTCAAGCATCCGAAGGTCGGCGAAGTCGCCGTGATCGGCGTTCCCCACGAGAAGTGGGGTGAAGAGGTCGCCGCCTTCATCCGCCCGGCGCCCGGCGCGACAATCGAAAAGGAAGAACTGATCGATTACATGCGTGCCTCGCTCGCCCCGCACAAGACGCCGAAGCACTGGTTCGTCCTGGATGCGTTCCCGCTGACCGGATCGGGCAAGATCCAGAAATTCAAGTTACGCGAAGCCTGGACCAAGGGTGAGATAACGGCGATCTAGGTTGCCACTAACCCTTGAATGTGGGCTGCCGCGGATGGATGCAATCCTTGAAATCCGCAAAGCCCTTCCATGCCGGCTCCGGCGCGTCCTGTCCGGCGACCGGTACATAGATCGACGGCTCGATCGAACTCATCGTCGGAATATAGCGCGGACAATTCGGAAAGATCGCGCGTGCGGTCACGCGGACGATGAGCTGTGCGCCGACGGTCCCCGCCAGCAGCGGATCGTTGTCGCTCACGCTGGCGCTGCCGTTGACGCGCAGGCGCCGCGGCTTGTCGTGCATGGCGATGAACAGCAACCCGACATCGGCATTGACGACAATGTTGCCGAGACTCTTGAACATGCCGTTGCCGTCATAGTCGGGGAATGCGATCTCGGAAGGTCCGGTGATGCGCACGAAGCCCGGCGCCCCGCCCTTGAACGAGCAGTCGGGCCGGCCCTCGGCGTCGGCCGTCGCCAGGAAGAAGTATGGCAGGCTTTCGATGAACTGCTTGTCGTCAGCCGAAAATTCCTTGCGCATCAGCTTCTCTTCCAGCCGGTCCGAAATCCGGCGGCTGTCGAACCGATCCTGCAATTGCCGATTGCCTTCGTGGTACATGACGCTCTCAGCCATGGCCTTACGTCCTCCTCCGATTCACCCGGGCGCGCGTGGTCGCCACCGGGAAGTCAGTCCGGCGCGCGCAACCGGTAGCCGATGCCGGTTTCGGTCAGCACGAATTGTGGACGTTCCGGATCGGCCTCGATCTTCTGCCGGAGCTGGCGGACATAGACGCGCAGATATTGCGCATCCGTCAGTTCGTCCCAGAGCTCCTTCAACAGAAAGCGATGGGTCAGCACCTTGCCGGCATGCTGCACCAGCACGCGCAGCAGTTCATATTCCTTCGGCGATAGCTTTACCTCGCGCTCACCGGTCTTGACGATGCGGCGCACCAGATCGACCGAGAGGTCGCCGGCACGAAACACCGGCCGCTCGCCCTGCACCTGCAACTGGTGCCGCAAGGCCGCGCGCATCCGCGCCAGCAGTTCATCCATGCCGAACGGTTTTGTCAGATAATCGTCGGCGCCGAGATCAAGTGCCTGCACCTTGCCGGCCTCGTCGCCGCGGCTCGACAGCACCACGATCGGCACGCTCTCGTTGCGGCCACGGATCATGCGCAGCAGTTCATGGCCCTGGATATCGGGCAGACCCAGATCGAGAATGATCAGCGCCGGGCTCTCGGCCAGCTTCTCCAGCGCGATCTTGCCGTTGGAAGCTTCGAGGATGTCATAGCCCTGCGTGCTCAGCCCCATTCGCAACAGCTTGCGGATCGGCGGCTCGTCGTCGATGACCAGCACCTTGATCGGGGCGGCGTTCATGCGGCGGTATCCAGCGCGCTGTCGGTGGCCGGGACCGGCAGCCGAATGGTTATAACCGCTCCGCTGCGGTCGCTGCGGTTGGCGGCCGAAATGGTGCCATGCATCGCCTCAACAAAACCACGGGAAATCGCCAGCCCAAGACCGGTGCCGGGGCGAACGTGATCGCCCTTTTGCGCGCGATAGAATTTATCGAATACGCTTTCAAGTTCCGCGGGCGGAATGCCGTTACCCTCGTCGAGGATCTGCAGCGAGACCCTTCCCTGATCGCGCGTTCCCCGGATCGAAATCGTCGTATCGGCGGGTGCGTATTTGGCGGCGTTGTCGAGCAGGTTGAACAGCACCTGTTCGAACAACACGGCATCGAGCTCCAGCATCGGCAGATTGGGGCCGACCTCCAGCGACACCTTGTGACGCACGAGGATCTTGCCGGCGCGCCGCAGCGCGCTGCCGACGATCTCGCCGACATCGTGCCGCGCGGTGTTGGGGACGATGGCGCCGGATTCGAGCTTGGTCATGTCGAGCAGGTTGGCGATGAACCTGTTCAACCGTTCGGATTCATCGATCATGGTGGCGAGCAGATCGTTCTTCTGCGCGTCGTCAAGGCTAGCGCCAAGATCGCGCAACATGCTGGCGGCGCCGAGCACGGAAGCCAGCGGCGTCTTCAGATCATGCGAGATCGAGGTCAGGAGCGCGCCGCGCAGCCGGTCGGATTCCACCGTGCGCTTGACCCGATCCATGTCCTCGACCAGCAGCACCCGCTCGATCGCGAGCGCGCCCTGATCGACCAATGCATCGAGCAGGCGGCGCTGATCCGGCGTCAGCAGCGGCCCGGTGCGGTCGTCGTCGATGCCGATGACGCCGATCGCGCCGCGCCCGGTTCGCATCGGCAGGAACAGCCGTTTTGCCCCCGGCAGCGTGTCCGAACCGCGCCCGGCGGGACGATCGTTGCTCCAGGCCCAATTGGCGGCGGCGAGATCGGCCTGGTCGAGTTGGTCTTCCGGCGGATAGCCGCTCTTGACCGTCAACACGCCGTCTTCCGGCAACAGCAACACCACGCGCACTTTCAGCATCAGCGCAGTCTGATAGGCCGTCGCCCACAGCACGTCGTCGAGCGTCGCAGTACCGGCCAGCTTGCGGCTGAAGGCATAGAGCGATTCGGTGGTACGCACCCGTCCGATCGCCGCATCTGCCTGCAAGCGAACCCGCGCCGCGACATTGGAGACCAGAATCGCAATCAACATGAAGAAGAAGAAGGCGGCGATGTTGGTCGGGTCGGCGATAGTGAAAGTATGGTACGGCGGCATGAAGAAGAAATTGTAGCACAGCGAAGCTGCGACGCTTGTCAGCAGCGAAGGCAAGAGCCCGTAACGAACCGCCACGCTGACCACGGCGGTGAGGAAGACCAGATCGACGTTCTCAATGCCGAACACCGGGTGAATGAGTTCGGCGGCGCCTAGACCGATCGCGACGAACAGCAGCGCCATCAGATAAGGCCGCGGGTTGAACGGCTCCTGCCGCGCCGCGGTCTGCACCGCCGGCTTCGCCACGCCCTGTTCGTCGCCGGCGATCACATGCACGCTAATGTTGCCGGAGCGGCGTACCAGATCGTGCACCACGGAACCGCGCATCAGTTCGAACCACCATGAGCGGTTCGATTTACCGATGATGATCTGGGTGATGTTGTTGGCATGCGCGAAATGGATGACGTCGTCAGCGATGCGGCGGCCGGCGCCGGGAATGGTCAGCGCTTCGCCGCCGAGCGCTTCGGCGAGCCGCATGGTGTCGGCCAGCCGGTCGCGCTGCTCGTCGGTCAGTTGCAGGCTGCGTCGCGTCTCGATGCTGACCGCGGTCCACTGCGCATGTAGCCGGTCGGCGAGCCGCTTGGTGTAGCGCACGAGGCCTGCTGCGCGCGGGTCTTCACTGACGCAGACCAGAATGCGCTCGCCGGCGGCCCACGGTCCGTCGATGGCATTGGCCTGCATGTGGGTGAGCAACTGCTCGTCGACACGCTCGGCGGTACGCCGCAGCGCCAGTTCGCGCAGCGCGGTCAGATTGCCCGGCGAGAAATAATGCTCCAGGGCGCGCTCGGCCTGCTTGGGGACATAGACCTTGCCCTCCTTCAGCCGCTGGATCAGATCATCAGGCGTCAGGTCGATCAGCTCGATGGCGTCGGCGCGGTCGAACACCTTGTCCGGCACGGTCTCGCGCACCCGCACATGCGTGATCTGCGCGACCACGTCGTTGAGGCTTTCGATGTGCTGGATATTGACGGCGGTATAGACGTCGATGCCATGGGACAGCAATTCCTCGACGTCGAGATAGCGCTTTGGATGGCGACTGCCGGGCGCGTTGGTGTGGGCGAGCTCATCGACGAGCGCGATCTGCGGCCGCCGCGCAATCAGCGCGTCGAGGTCCATCTCCTCGAGTGTCTGCTCCTTGTAGGCGAGCCGCCGGCGCGGCAGCACTTCGAGGCCGTTCAGAAGGGCTTCCGTTTCCGCCCGGCCATGGGTCTCGACCACGCCCACCACGACATCGGCGCCGGCCTTCTTCCTGGCATGGGCGCTCTGCAGCATTTCGTAGGTCTTGCCGACGCCGGGGGCTGCGCCGACGAAGATCTTGAGCCGGCCCGCGCGGCTGTCCTCGCGCCGGGCCGCTTCCAGGAGGGCTTCCGGCGAGGGACGCTGTTCAGGGTCGCGGCGGGTTTGGACCATGCGGCAATATAATCCTCACGCCCGGGCCGGCCTAGCCGGTGTCATTGTGAGGCCTGGTCCAGAGCCAGATTCAGGGCCAATACGTTAACTCTGTTCTCACCGAGCAATCCAGCCATGCGGCCCTGAATGTGCTCAGTGACCAGCTCGCGGACGGGGGCTTCCGGCAAGCTGCGGGCCTTTGCCACCCGCGGGACCTGGAATAGAGCGGCCTCGGGCGAAATGTCCGGATCAAGCCCGCTGCCCGAGGCGGTGACAAGGTCGACAGGCACGGGCGCAGGGGGGTTCTCGGCTTTCAGTTTCGCGACGTCTTCGTTGATCCGGTCAGCCAGCGCCTTGCTGGTGGGACCGAGGTTGGAGCCGCCGGAATTGGCGGCGTTATAGGGCGCAGGGACCGTCTTGGTGGAATCGGCCGGGTCCGGCGCCGTGGTCGCGGACGGGCGGCCGTGGAAATATCTATCGGTCTTGAACTCCTGCCCGATCAGCGCGGAGCCGATCACCTTGCCGTCCTTCTCGATCAGGCTGCCTTGCGCCTGTTTCGGGAAGATCACGCCGGCGATCGCGGTCATCGCGAGGGGATAGGCGACGCCGGTGATCGCGGTGAGCAGGAGGAGGATGAGAATGGCGGGACGGAATTCTCTGAGCATGTTGTGTCTCCGTAAGTGTCTCCGTCATTGCGAGGAGCGAAGCGACGAAGCAATCCATTTTGTGTTTGCGGCGGTATGGATTGCTTCGCTGCGCTCGCAATGACGGTTGGGTTCAGGCCAGATGCAAGGCCGCAACGGCGAGATCGATGATCTTGATGCCGATGAAGGGAACGATGATGCCGCCGAGGCCGTAGATCAGCAGGTTACGGCGCAGAAGTGCCCCTGCCCCGACCGCGCGATAGGCCACTCCCTTCAGCGCCAGCGGGATCAGCGCGATGATGATAAGCGCGTTGAAAATGATCGCCGACAGGATGGCGCTCTGTGGGCTGGCGAGGTGCATGACGTTCAACACTTCGAGCTGCGGGTAGAACGCCAGGAACATCGCCGGGATGATGGCGAAATATTTCGCGACGTCGTTGGCGATCGAGAACGTCGTCAGCGCGCCACGCGTCATCAATAGCTGCTTGCCGATCTCGACCACCTCGATCAGCTTGGTCGGGTTGGAATCGAGATCGACCATGTTCCCGGCTTCTCGCGCGGCCTGCGTGCCGGTGTTCATGGCGACGCCGACGTCGGCCTGTGCGAGCGCCGGCGCGTCATTGGTGCCGTCGCCGCACATGGCGACCAATTTACCCTTGGCCTGCTCGTCGCGGATTAGCTTCAGCTTGTCCTCCGGCGTTGCCTGGGCGAGGAAGTCGTCGACGCCGGCTTCGGCGGCAATCGCCGCTGCCGTCATCGGGTTGTCGCCCGTGATCATCACGGTGCGGATGCCCATGCGGCGCAATTCGGCAAAGCGCTCGCGGATGCCGCCCTTGACGATGTCCTTCAGGTGCACGACGCCGAGCAATTTGCCGTCGCGCGCGACCGCGAGCGGCGTGCCGCCGGCTTTGGAGATATCGTCGGAAATCGCCTGGATCTCGCGCGCTGCCTCCGAGATGGCACCCGACTGCAGGGCGCGCGCTGCATTCCCAGAAGCGACCACACGCACCGCGCCGCCGCCATCGACGTAATTCAGAATGGCATCCACAGCGCCCTTGCGGACGGAGGATGTTCCGGCATCGATGCCGCTCATGCGCGTCTGCGCGGTGAAAGGAATAAAGGCGGCGTGAAGCTCCTTCATGTCGCGGCCACGGATGCCGTATTTCTCCTTCGCCAGCACGACGATCGAGCGGCCTTCCGGCGTTTCGTCGGCGAGCGAGGCGAGTTGTGCTGCGTCCGCCAGTTCCTGCTCGGTGACGCCACGCACGGGCCGGAATGCCGTCGCCTGCCGGTTACCGAGCGTGATGGTGCCGGTCTTGTCCAGCAAGAGCGTATCGACGTCGCCGGCAGCTTCCACCGCGCGGCCGGACATCGCGAGCACGTTGAAGCGCACCAGGCGGTCCATGCCGGCGATTCCGATCGCCGACAACAGCGCGCCGATCGTGGTCGGGATCAGCGTGACGAACAGCGCCACCAGCACCACGACCGAAATCGAGCCGCCGGCATAGGCCGCGTAGCTCGGGATCGTCACGGTGGCGAACACGAAGATGATGGTTAAGCCCGCCAGCAGGATATTGAGCGCGATCTCGTTCGGCGTCTTCTGCCGCTCGGCGCCCTCCACCAGCTTGATCATGCGGTCGATGAAGGTCGAGCCTTGCGCCGCCGTGATGCGAACGCGGATCCAGTCGGACAGCACCTGCGTGCCGCCGGTCACCGCCGAGCGGTCGCCGCCGGATTCGCGGATCACGGGCGCGGATTCGCCGGTGATGGCCGCCTCATTCACCGAGGCCACGCCTTCGATCACCTCGCCGTCGGAGGGGATGTTGTCACCGGCCTCGACCAGGACGATATCGCCGACCTTGAGGCTGGTGCCGGACACCAGACGATACGATTTATCGGCGCCTTCCAGCAGCTTCGCCTTGCTCTCGGTGCGGGTCTTCTTCAGCGACTCGGCCTGCGCCTTGCCGCGGCCTTCGGCGACGGCTTCGGCGAAATTGGCGAACAGCACCGTGAACCATAGCCACAGGATGATCTGGAAGGTGAAGGCGAGGCTCTCGCCGCCGATCACCAGGTTACGCAGGAAAATCACGGTGGTGAGGGCTGCGACGATCTCGACCACGAACATCACGGGATTTTTGATCATCAGCCGCGGATCTAGTTTCGCAAATGCCGCGCGGACCGCAGGCACCACGATCTTGGGATCGAGCATGGCCGACGCGTTCACTTTTTTCTGCAGTTTCATGGTTTCCATGGACGTAGACTCCAAAGGCGTCGCTCAGAACAGGGTGTTGGCATTCATGGCGAGGTGCTCGACGATCGGCCCGAGCGCCAGCGCTGGGAAGAACGTCAGCCCGCCGATGATCAGGATCACGCCGACGACGAGACCGACGAACAGGCCGCCGGTGGTCGGCAATGTGCCTGCCGACGGCGGCATCGACTTCTTGCCGGCGAGCGAGCCGGCCAGCGCCATCGCCGGCACGATCATGAAGAAGCGGCCGACGAACATCGAACTCGCGAGCGTCAGATTGTAGAAGAAGGTGTTGCCGGTCAGGCCGCCAAACGCCGAGCCGTTATTGCCGGTCGCCGAGGTGAAGGCATAGAGCACCTCCGTGAACCCGTGGGGGCCAGCATTAGCCATCGACGCCACCGCCGACGGCAGCACCACGGCGACCGCGGTCCAGCCGAGATACATCAGTGGCAGCACCAGGATCGCCAGCATCGCCATTTTGACCTCGCGCGCCTCGATCTTCTTGCCGACATATTCCGGCGTGCGGCCGACCATCAGTCCGGCGACGAAGATCGCCAGCACGACGAACAGCAGCATGCCGTAAAGCCCGGCGCCGACGCCGCCGACGATGATTTCGCCAAGCTGGATGTTGAGCAGCGGGATCATGCCGCCAAGCGCGGTGAATGAGTCATGCATGGCGTTGACCGCGCCGCACGAGGCCGCCGTGGTGATGACCGCAAAGAGCGAGGAGGCAACGATGCCGAACCGGACCTCCTTGCCTTCCATGTTGCCGCCGGTTAGCCCGAGCGCGGCGAGCGTCGAGGTGCCGTTGGCTTCGGCCCAATAGGTGACGGCAACGCCCGACAGGAACAGCACGCCCATCACGGCGAGGATCGCCCAGCCCTGTCGCTGGTTGGCGACCATACGGCCGAACACGTTGGTCAGCGCCGCGCCAAGCGCAAAGATCGAGATCATCTGCACGAAGTTCGACAGCGCGGTGGGGTTTTCGAAGGGATGCGCGGCGTTGGCATTGAAGAAGCCGCCGCCATTGGTGCCGAGCATCTTGATGGCGACCTGCGAGGCGACGGGGCCCACCGCGATGGTCTGCTTGGCGCCCTCCAGCGTCGTGGCCTCGACATAGGCGCCGAGCGTCTGCGGCATGCCCTGCCAGACCAGGAACAGCGTGTAGATGATGCAGATCGGCAGCAGCACATAGAGGGTGCAGCGCGTCACATCGACCCAGAAATTGCCGATGGTGCGCATTGAGGAGCGGGAGAAGCCGCGGATCAGGGCGACCGCGAGCGCAATGCCCGTCGCGGCCGAGAGGAAGTTCTGGTGCGTCAGGCCGACCATCTGCGTCAGATAGGACAGCGTGCTCTCGCCGCCGTAGTTCTGCCAGTTGGTGTTGGTGAGGAAGGAGATCGCCGTGTTGAACGAGAGATCAGGGGCGACGGCAGATTGCTCCGCCGGATTGAACGGCAACAGCGCCTGCAGCCGCATCAGGCCGTAGATGATGAGAAAGCCGCCGACATGGAACAGCAGCATGGCGACCGTATAGGTCAGCCAATGCTGCTCGCGCTTCTCGTCGACACCGCCGATCCAGTAAAGCCCGCGTTCGACCGGGCGCAGCACCGGGGACAGAAAGGTGGACTCGCCGTTGAAGACGCGGGTCATGTACCAGCCGAGCGGTTTGACGAGCGCGGCCACGATAGCGCAGTACAGAAGAATTTGAATCCAGCCGATGACGGTCATTGTCGGGAATCCTTCAGGATCTCTTTGCGGGCAGCAGCAGGTGAATGAGCGCAACCAGAAGCGCCGAGGTAACAAATGTCAGGACGACCTCGACCATCGTGATCATGGCGCGCTCAGAAGCGCTCGGGCCGCAGCAGCGCGTAGGTCAGGTAAAACAGCAGGCCGAGCGAGACGAGACCGGCAAGCGAGTAATCGAAGATCATGGCCTTGCTCCTCTAGAGCCGTTCGCAAGCATAGGCATAGCCGATGCCTGCCACGAAGAAGCCGAGCGCGAGCGCCAGCATGACGATGTCCAGCATGGGAATGTTCCTGTGCGACGTGATCCGCGAACCGAATGGACAGCTTTCGCGTCTTGCCGGACTGAGGTGCCACCGGGCGCATAGGTTTTCGAGACGGGAGAAGCGGCGACGTTATAGGAATCTCATAAAGACGCGCCCTCTCTTCCTTCCCATTGTGGGAGAGGTGGCGCGGACGCAGTCTGTGGGGAGAGGGAAAGAACGCCTCCTATGAAATCCCTATATCTCCGCCCCTTGCCTCCTCTCGTTTTCAAACGGCGTCTTCGCCACTTTGGATGCGCGGTTGCACTGACAGCCGCGCCAAAACGAGATGACACCATGCCGCTTCTTTCAGATCTTGAAACTCGCACTGAGCTCAGCGACCGGCTTCGCGACGCCTATGTCGTCACGACCGATTTCCTGTCAGACCTCATCAAGCAGACCTGCCGCCGCTTTCCGTCCAGCGGTCAAAGCAGCAAGACCGCCCGCATCGAACGGCTGATCCAGTCGCAGGCGTGGACCGATGCAGCACTTGCGCTGGTCGATTTCGAACTGCCGCAATGGCAGATCCGCCGTATCGCCTATGACGAAGGCGAATGGTACTGCGCGCTATCGCGCCAGCGCGAGTTGCCGGAATGGCTCGATCGATCGGTGGAAGCCCGCCACGCCGATCTGGCGCTGGCGATCCTGAGTGCGTTCGTCGAAGCCCGGCGTATCAGTGCGCCGTTGAACCGGACCAGCGTACCGACGGTGCCGCAGGACGCGAGGGCGCTGTACGAGCCGGTTTGCGGCGATAATTTCGCCTGACGCGCTTACCCGTCTCGGCTTCTGTCGCGTCGGCTGGTTTTTGGTTAACGAGCCACAGTCTGCTTTTTCCGACGCAAACGGATACCCTCCTTGCTCGAGACGGTATAGAATACAGGCCAGCCAACGATCCGGCAGACGGGACGGGTATCATGACTGCCACATCGGCAAGCCGAACGATCATTTTCTCCATTGCGCTTGTTGCGGTTTCTGGCGTTGCGCTTGCCTTCGCCATTTTGCACGCCCGCCGCGAACCACCGGCTGACGCCAGCGCGGCGGCGATCTCAAGGCCTGCCCCGGGCGCGCGGGAGCAGAGCCCGGCCCCGCTCGCAACGGCGAAAGCGGAAGCCAACGCCATTGCGGACGCGCTGTCCGGATCGCCTCCGCCGCCGGAGAACAGCGATGGCGTGCCGACGTTTGACGTTGCCCGGATCGAGCCGACAGGCGAGGCCGTGATCGCGGGTCGGGCAACGCCAGGCGCGTCGGTGGAGCTGCTGCGTAACGGTGAGGTGCACGATCGCGCGGTCGCGGATCAATCCGGACAGTTCGTCATCGTCCCGCCCCGGCTTCCATCAGGCACCTACGACCTGACGCTGCGCTCCAGGCAGCCGGACGGCAAGCAAATGACGTCCAAACAGAATGTGGCGGTGGCACTTGAGCCGAAAGCGACCGATCGGCCGGTCGTGGCGCTGATCACGCCGAACAAACCCACCGTCATGCTGTCGCAACCAGCGGCGGAAAAGCCGGCGGCCGGCGCAGTGGTTGTGGCGGCGGTCGAGATCGAGCCGGGCGGCAAGTTCCATGTGAGCGGCCAGGCGCGCCCCGGCGCGGCGTTGCGGCTTTATCTCAACGACAGCTTTATCACGTCGGTAACGGCCGCCGCTGATGGCCGTTTCGCGGTCACGATCAATGAAGGGGTCGCACCGGGCAGCTACCGTGTCAGGGTGGACGAGGCGTCGAGTTCCGGCTCGGTGCACGCGCGCGCCGAGGTGCCGTTCAACGTTCCCGACACGATGGTGACCGCATCCGTGCCGGCGCAGGCCACAGCCTCCAGGCGCTCGGAGTCAGCCGCTGCACAGCAGCCGCAGCTGGCGGCCGCAGGGGCAATCGTTCTGCCAGACCGAGGTTCTCCGTCATCCGCCGTGGTGGTGCCGAAAATCACGACCACCACCGTCTCCCGCGGCGATAGCCTCTGGCGTCTCAGCCAAGTCTCGTACGGCGCGGGCACGCGCTACGCCGTTATTTACAAGGCGAACCGGGGGCAGATCCGCAATCCCAACCTGATCTATCCCGGCCAGGTCTTTGTGCTTCCGGCGAAGTGAAGCGCGGCCATTTACGGTCGCGCCGTCACATCGCCGTTGAACGATCGTCGCTCATCTACTCCGCCGCCGACTGCAGCTCGACCTTTTCGGCGCGCACGGCGCAGAACTTGAATTCCGGGATCTTGCCGAACGGATCGAGCGCCGGGTTGGTCAACAGGTTGGCCGCCGCCTCCGCGTAGCAGAACGGCATGAACACCATGTTGTCAGGCACGTCACGGTCGGAGCGCACCTTGACCTCGACGGCGCCACGGCGCGTCTCCAGCCTGATGAAATCGCCGGGCCAGACGCTTAAGCGCCGCATATCCTTTGGCGACATGAACGCCACCGCCTCCGGCTCGATCTGGTCGAGCACACTGGAACGGCGAGTCATCGAACCGGTGTGCCAGTGTTCGAGCACACGGCCCGTGGACAGCACCATCGGGTATTCGGCATCGGGCAACTCGTCCGGTGCAACCACCTTGGCCGGCACGATCTTGCCGCGGCCGCTTTCGGTCGGGAAACCCGTGGTGAAGATGATTTCATTGCCGGGCTTGTCGGGAGCATCGACCGGATAGGTCACCGCGCCCTCGCGGACCAGCCGGTCCCAGGTGATGTTATTCAGCGACGGCATCACCTGCGTCATTTCGGTGAAGACATCGGCCGGGCCATCATAGTTCCACGGCAGGCCCATGCGCTTGCCGATCTCCTGGATGATCCAGAGATCCTGCCGCGCATCGCCGGGCGGCTTGATGACTTCGCGCGCGAGCTGCACGCGGCGGTCGGTGTTGGTGAAGGTGCCGCTCTTCTCGGCAAAGGCCGAGGCCGGCAGGATCACGTCGGCGTGGAACGCGGTTTCGGTGACGAAGAGATCCTGCACGACCAGGTGGTCGAGCATCGCCAAAGCTCCGCGTGCGTGCTGCAGATCGGGATCCGACATCGCGGGGTTTTCGCCCTCGATATACATGCCGGTGATTTCACCGGCATGGATCGCGTTCATGATCTCGACCACGGTCAAGCCGCGCACGGGATCGAGGTCCTGGTGCCAAAGCTTTTCAAAGGGCTCGCGCAGATCGGTGCGGCCGACCGGCTGGTAGTCCGGCAGGAACATCGGGATCAGGCCGGCGTCGGACGCGCCTTGCACGTTGTTTTGGCCGCGCAGCGGATGCAGGCCGGTTCCGGGACGGCCGACCTGGCCCGTCGTCAGCGCCAGCGCGATCAGGCAGCGCGCGTTGTCGGTACCGTGAATGTGCTGGCTGATGCCCATGCCCCAGAAGATGATCGAGGCCTGCGAGCGGGCATAGACCCGTGCGACTTCCTTGAGCGTCTCCGCCGGAATGCCGCAGATTGCTTCCATCTTCTCCGGCGGGAAGTCCTTGATGCGCTCGGCGAGCTCGTCAAAGCCTTCCGTGTAGCCCGCGATGTATTGCTGGTCGGTCAGCCCTTCGGTGATGATGGTGTGCAGCATCGCGTTCAGCATCGCGACGTCGCTGCCGGGCTTGAACGCAAGATGCCGCCAGGCGTGACGCGACAGCGCCTGCCGGCGCGGATCCATCACGATCAGCTTGGCACCGCGCTTGGCCGCGTTCTTGAGATAGGTCGCCGCGACCGGATGGTTCACGGTCGGATTAGCGCCGATCACGATGATGACCTCGGCGTCCATGGCAGCCGCAAACGGCGCCGACACCGCGCCCGAGTTCAACCCTTCCATCAGCGCGGCCACC from Bradyrhizobium sp. AZCC 1693 encodes:
- a CDS encoding AMP-binding protein; protein product: MTLTKSHVAGPATPAVREMTFGDLLRNAAETAPDRLALIAGVPDPTLRRQWTYAQLYREAQRTARALLSRFRPGERIAVWAQNIPEWVMLEFGAGLAGMVLVTVNPAFRAKEVEYVLKQSRSAGVFVVNGFRGNPMLETVQAVAPNCPELREIICFDDWDAFIAAGDDESVTLPAVSPDDPVMIQYTSGTTGFPKGALLRHRGLLNNGADTADRMGVDFGDVFVTTMPLFHTGGCVCCVIGAVSKAATQVLIEAFDPAIVLEMFGTYRGNAMVGVPTMLVAMLEHPSFPNTDLSSVKAICSGGSTVPAPLVKRFEEKLGAPFTIVFGQTECSPVAAQTRTDDSVEDKAGTIGLPLPNMETKIIDPNTGETVPIGTVGEFCTRGYHVMLGYFEMPEATAAAIDADGWLHTGDLCAMDKRGYCTVEGRLKDMIIRGGENIYPRELEELLFKHPKVGEVAVIGVPHEKWGEEVAAFIRPAPGATIEKEELIDYMRASLAPHKTPKHWFVLDAFPLTGSGKIQKFKLREAWTKGEITAI
- a CDS encoding pyridoxamine 5'-phosphate oxidase family protein, which encodes MAESVMYHEGNRQLQDRFDSRRISDRLEEKLMRKEFSADDKQFIESLPYFFLATADAEGRPDCSFKGGAPGFVRITGPSEIAFPDYDGNGMFKSLGNIVVNADVGLLFIAMHDKPRRLRVNGSASVSDNDPLLAGTVGAQLIVRVTARAIFPNCPRYIPTMSSIEPSIYVPVAGQDAPEPAWKGFADFKDCIHPRQPTFKG
- a CDS encoding response regulator transcription factor → MNAAPIKVLVIDDEPPIRKLLRMGLSTQGYDILEASNGKIALEKLAESPALIILDLGLPDIQGHELLRMIRGRNESVPIVVLSSRGDEAGKVQALDLGADDYLTKPFGMDELLARMRAALRHQLQVQGERPVFRAGDLSVDLVRRIVKTGEREVKLSPKEYELLRVLVQHAGKVLTHRFLLKELWDELTDAQYLRVYVRQLRQKIEADPERPQFVLTETGIGYRLRAPD
- a CDS encoding sensor histidine kinase KdpD — protein: MVQTRRDPEQRPSPEALLEAARREDSRAGRLKIFVGAAPGVGKTYEMLQSAHARKKAGADVVVGVVETHGRAETEALLNGLEVLPRRRLAYKEQTLEEMDLDALIARRPQIALVDELAHTNAPGSRHPKRYLDVEELLSHGIDVYTAVNIQHIESLNDVVAQITHVRVRETVPDKVFDRADAIELIDLTPDDLIQRLKEGKVYVPKQAERALEHYFSPGNLTALRELALRRTAERVDEQLLTHMQANAIDGPWAAGERILVCVSEDPRAAGLVRYTKRLADRLHAQWTAVSIETRRSLQLTDEQRDRLADTMRLAEALGGEALTIPGAGRRIADDVIHFAHANNITQIIIGKSNRSWWFELMRGSVVHDLVRRSGNISVHVIAGDEQGVAKPAVQTAARQEPFNPRPYLMALLFVAIGLGAAELIHPVFGIENVDLVFLTAVVSVAVRYGLLPSLLTSVAASLCYNFFFMPPYHTFTIADPTNIAAFFFFMLIAILVSNVAARVRLQADAAIGRVRTTESLYAFSRKLAGTATLDDVLWATAYQTALMLKVRVVLLLPEDGVLTVKSGYPPEDQLDQADLAAANWAWSNDRPAGRGSDTLPGAKRLFLPMRTGRGAIGVIGIDDDRTGPLLTPDQRRLLDALVDQGALAIERVLLVEDMDRVKRTVESDRLRGALLTSISHDLKTPLASVLGAASMLRDLGASLDDAQKNDLLATMIDESERLNRFIANLLDMTKLESGAIVPNTARHDVGEIVGSALRRAGKILVRHKVSLEVGPNLPMLELDAVLFEQVLFNLLDNAAKYAPADTTISIRGTRDQGRVSLQILDEGNGIPPAELESVFDKFYRAQKGDHVRPGTGLGLAISRGFVEAMHGTISAANRSDRSGAVITIRLPVPATDSALDTAA